One genomic window of Roseateles sp. DAIF2 includes the following:
- the rnhA gene encoding ribonuclease HI — protein MTTNMTEKPPVTIYTDGACKGNPGPGGWGVYMHNGTKAKELWGGEAATTNNRMELMAAIKALEFFPTRRRLTIHSDSKLLISGMTEWLPGWVARGWKKAKGDTVENLALWQRLYTLAAQHDVSWRWVKGHAGDPGNERADTLANLGVAR, from the coding sequence ATGACCACCAACATGACTGAAAAGCCACCCGTCACCATCTACACAGACGGCGCCTGCAAGGGCAACCCCGGCCCGGGTGGCTGGGGCGTCTACATGCACAACGGCACGAAGGCCAAAGAGCTGTGGGGAGGGGAGGCTGCGACCACGAACAACCGCATGGAGTTGATGGCGGCCATCAAGGCGCTGGAGTTCTTTCCCACACGGCGCCGGCTGACCATCCATTCAGACAGCAAGCTCCTCATTTCAGGGATGACTGAATGGCTTCCCGGCTGGGTCGCTAGGGGATGGAAGAAGGCGAAGGGCGACACCGTCGAAAACCTAGCCCTTTGGCAGCGGCTGTACACACTTGCAGCGCAGCATGACGTGTCTTGGCGCTGGGTCAAGGGGCACGCAGGGGACCCTGGGAATGAGCGCGCAGACACGCTGGCAAACCTGGGTGTAGCGCGCTAG
- a CDS encoding recombinase family protein encodes MSHVRAYLRASTEDQDALRARQPLAQFAAGHGRVVASWYAENESGAKLHRPELFRLLADCHPGDVLLVEQVDRLSRLSVDDWEALKDAIKAKGVRVVALDLPTSHGAMRASPARRAGQEADPTELILQAVNAMLLDMLAVMARKDYTDRRRRQAEGIAKAQTQGLYRGRQVDQKRHENIVALLGAGKTWNQVQELTGASRSTILRAVKLRDTKGAEG; translated from the coding sequence ATGTCGCACGTCCGCGCCTACCTGCGTGCCAGCACTGAAGACCAAGACGCCCTGCGCGCCCGCCAGCCACTGGCGCAATTCGCCGCAGGGCATGGCCGCGTGGTGGCTTCTTGGTATGCGGAGAACGAGTCAGGGGCGAAGCTGCACCGGCCTGAGCTGTTCCGGTTGTTGGCTGACTGCCATCCCGGCGACGTGCTGCTGGTGGAGCAAGTGGACCGCCTGTCGCGCCTTAGCGTGGACGATTGGGAGGCCCTGAAGGATGCCATCAAGGCCAAGGGTGTCAGGGTGGTTGCCTTGGACCTGCCGACCAGCCACGGGGCCATGCGGGCCTCGCCGGCACGTCGGGCGGGCCAGGAGGCCGACCCCACAGAGCTGATCCTTCAGGCCGTCAACGCGATGCTGCTGGACATGCTGGCCGTGATGGCCCGCAAGGACTACACCGACCGCCGCCGCCGTCAGGCGGAGGGCATTGCGAAGGCTCAGACCCAGGGGCTGTATAGGGGCCGCCAAGTGGACCAGAAGCGGCACGAGAACATCGTTGCACTGCTCGGCGCAGGCAAGACCTGGAACCAGGTGCAGGAATTGACCGGCGCCAGCCGCTCGACCATCCTGCGCGCGGTCAAGCTGCGGGACACGAAGGGCGCCGAAGGCTGA
- a CDS encoding response regulator transcription factor, with amino-acid sequence MAVKVLIIEDNPVARSFLCRVVRESFSDAMEITEAGDLEGARRHVARLGHESPEQGFKLILVDLELPDGNGMEFLAELAGSPAVKVVTTLYSDDDHLFPALQCGADGYLLKEDRFEVLVEELQRIVRGQPPLSPAIARRLLSHFRPGSSGDSGPMSLSGGLNSGFSPLSSSASGHAGRGVVLDPPPEWERLTPRENEVLTYLSKGFTIKEIANLMGIKWFTVNDHIKSIYKKLNVSSRAEAAVLASKQGLV; translated from the coding sequence ATGGCCGTCAAAGTACTGATCATCGAAGACAACCCGGTTGCCCGAAGCTTTCTCTGCCGAGTCGTGCGGGAGAGCTTCAGCGACGCGATGGAGATCACCGAGGCCGGCGATCTGGAAGGCGCCCGCCGGCATGTGGCCCGCCTCGGCCACGAGAGCCCCGAGCAGGGCTTCAAGCTGATCCTGGTGGACCTGGAACTGCCCGACGGCAATGGCATGGAATTCCTGGCCGAGCTGGCCGGCTCGCCCGCCGTCAAGGTGGTCACCACCCTCTATTCCGACGACGACCATCTGTTCCCCGCGCTGCAATGCGGCGCCGACGGCTACCTGCTGAAGGAGGACCGCTTCGAGGTGCTGGTGGAGGAGCTGCAGCGCATCGTGCGCGGCCAGCCGCCGCTGTCGCCCGCGATCGCGCGCCGCCTGCTCTCGCATTTCCGCCCCGGCTCCTCCGGCGACAGCGGGCCGATGAGCCTCTCCGGCGGCCTGAACTCCGGCTTCAGCCCGCTCTCGTCCAGCGCCAGCGGCCATGCCGGCCGCGGTGTCGTGCTGGACCCGCCGCCCGAATGGGAACGCCTGACCCCGCGCGAGAACGAAGTGCTGACCTATCTGAGCAAGGGCTTCACGATCAAGGAGATCGCGAACCTGATGGGCATCAAGTGGTTCACCGTCAACGACCACATCAAGTCGATCTACAAGAAGCTCAATGTCTCGAGCCGCGCCGAGGCCGCGGTGCTGGCCAGCAAGCAGGGCCTGGTCTGA
- a CDS encoding NADPH:quinone oxidoreductase family protein has translation MQAWLCENPVGVEALSWKALPTPEPGPGQIRVAIRAASLNFPDLLIVQGKYQIKPPTPFVPGAEFAGVVEAVGDGVSHLRPGDAVAAFAGTGGFASHAVIPAAQALPLPPGFAFEDAAAFICTYATSHHALLDRAALQPGETVLVLGAAGGVGTAAIQIAKATGARVVAATSSDEKNERCLALGADAAINYGRGQLREALKTLTEGKGPDVIYDPVGGELSEAAFRSIAWRGRHLVVGFAQGQIPALPLNLALLKGAALVGVFWGEFAKREPRRNAEMLAQLAAWYAQGKIRPVLDRVLPLAELPAAFAHMSSRQVVGKVVLTTG, from the coding sequence ATGCAAGCCTGGCTGTGCGAGAACCCCGTCGGCGTCGAGGCGCTGAGCTGGAAGGCGCTGCCGACGCCCGAGCCCGGACCGGGCCAGATCCGCGTCGCGATCCGGGCCGCCAGCCTGAACTTCCCGGACCTGCTGATCGTGCAGGGCAAGTACCAGATCAAGCCGCCGACGCCCTTCGTACCCGGCGCCGAGTTCGCCGGCGTGGTCGAGGCGGTGGGCGATGGCGTCTCTCATCTGCGGCCGGGCGATGCGGTCGCCGCCTTCGCCGGCACCGGCGGCTTCGCCAGCCATGCGGTGATCCCGGCCGCGCAGGCCCTGCCGCTGCCGCCGGGCTTCGCCTTCGAGGATGCCGCCGCCTTCATCTGCACCTATGCGACCAGCCACCATGCGCTGCTGGACCGCGCCGCGCTGCAGCCGGGCGAGACCGTGCTGGTGCTGGGCGCGGCCGGCGGCGTCGGCACGGCCGCGATCCAGATCGCCAAGGCGACCGGCGCGCGCGTGGTCGCCGCCACCTCGTCCGATGAGAAGAACGAGCGCTGCCTCGCGCTCGGCGCCGATGCCGCGATCAACTACGGCCGCGGCCAGCTGCGCGAGGCCCTGAAGACCCTGACCGAGGGCAAGGGGCCGGACGTCATCTACGACCCGGTCGGCGGCGAGCTGAGCGAGGCCGCCTTCCGCTCGATCGCCTGGCGCGGCCGGCATCTGGTGGTCGGCTTCGCGCAGGGGCAGATCCCGGCGCTGCCGCTGAACCTGGCGCTGCTGAAGGGCGCAGCGCTGGTCGGCGTGTTCTGGGGCGAGTTCGCCAAGCGCGAGCCGCGCCGCAATGCCGAGATGCTCGCGCAGCTGGCCGCCTGGTATGCCCAGGGCAAGATCAGGCCGGTGCTGGATCGCGTGCTGCCGCTGGCGGAACTGCCCGCGGCCTTCGCGCACATGAGCAGTCGCCAGGTGGTGGGCAAGGTGGTGTTGACGACCGGCTGA
- a CDS encoding DUF2806 domain-containing protein, which translates to MEDLTGLGKPAEKLIDAVVRGVGTLYRPRAIRNEADAKAYEAKVLGVAAIEVEEAKARAQVASAIEAKIALADADEQLARRTRERLIQSELQRQQNIEAIAELAIENGPSTASDSPVADDWCRALFRFGADVSDAEMQLLFARVLAGEVEQPGSYSLRALSVMASLTKDDAHAFQTLCSICVDAKGHILQTPRRGFEAVDWLKPIGLPHSTLYALQEAGLLHDVDGAMPYAAMWNGKAEAEAMSMVLVFPGGRFRLTQRHKSNALEFFALRLTSVGAQLSRLVRPEFDRRVLDLIAKAYNADIEVTLDDPAPADK; encoded by the coding sequence GTGGAAGATTTGACTGGTCTCGGCAAGCCTGCTGAGAAGTTGATTGACGCGGTAGTAAGGGGTGTCGGTACGCTGTACCGGCCACGCGCCATTCGAAACGAGGCTGACGCCAAAGCCTACGAAGCGAAGGTGCTAGGCGTGGCTGCCATTGAGGTCGAGGAAGCCAAGGCGAGGGCTCAGGTTGCGTCAGCTATCGAAGCCAAGATTGCGTTGGCAGATGCAGATGAACAACTCGCTCGCCGAACCCGAGAGCGCCTCATTCAGTCCGAACTACAGCGCCAGCAGAACATTGAAGCGATTGCCGAGCTCGCAATTGAAAATGGCCCTTCGACAGCGTCCGATAGTCCTGTTGCTGACGATTGGTGTCGCGCTCTGTTTCGCTTCGGTGCGGATGTGTCAGATGCTGAAATGCAGTTGTTATTCGCGCGAGTCCTCGCTGGTGAGGTCGAACAGCCTGGGTCGTATTCCCTTCGGGCTCTTTCCGTGATGGCGAGCTTGACCAAGGATGACGCACATGCATTTCAGACGCTTTGCAGCATATGTGTGGACGCAAAGGGACATATCCTGCAAACGCCTAGACGAGGATTCGAAGCGGTCGATTGGCTTAAGCCAATAGGGCTGCCACATTCAACGCTGTATGCGCTTCAAGAAGCGGGACTGCTCCATGATGTTGATGGCGCAATGCCTTACGCTGCAATGTGGAATGGCAAGGCTGAAGCCGAGGCGATGTCAATGGTTCTTGTCTTTCCTGGTGGAAGGTTCCGACTGACTCAACGTCACAAGTCCAATGCACTTGAATTTTTCGCACTGCGCCTGACCTCGGTCGGTGCACAACTCTCTAGGCTGGTCCGTCCCGAATTCGATCGGCGCGTGTTGGACTTGATCGCCAAGGCGTATAACGCCGACATAGAGGTGACCCTCGACGATCCGGCGCCTGCTGACAAGTAA